GTGCGGTTCGACGCGACGACGGTGTTCTCGGCGTCCTCGGGGTCGGCGACGAGCTGCGACATGGTGCCGCCGAAGTCGGTGAGCTCGTAGTTGATCCCCTCCTCGAACGTCACCGGAAGGCTGATTTGAGCGTGCGATAGCGGGGCTATCAGCACGAGGAGGGCGCAGAGTAAAGCAGTTCTCATGGTCGCATCGAGTTTGTACGGGGCGGAAGTCAACCGCGCTGGATGCGCGGCCGAAGGGACATAACACCAACTCTGGCGGTCCCCGTTACACGCTCGGTGCAAAAGAGAGGCATCGCATCCTGGCTCGATGCCGGCGTTCTCCAGAGGAGAATCAGAGAGTGGCAACGGAAGGCCGAGGGCTCCCACAAATCGCCTCGACTCAAGGGGTTGCCATTTCTATGAAAAGGTTTTCATAAAGTATGAAATCGCTTCCCCCCACGCAAACACGGTGTTCTCTTCCCCCCGCGCCCGACCGGCTTCCCCCGCGCCCGACCGGGGGCCGGCCCCTCGACCGCGCGCTACTCGACGGGGTGAAAGCGGACGGCGAGGCCGCCACCGGGCGCGAGCGCGACGCGGAGCCGCCCCCCGGCCTTCACCTCCCGCGTCTCGATCTCGTACGCCACCGGGTTCGTCTCCCAATCCGCGTCGGCGGCGTCGCGGTAGACCTCGGCGGTGTACGTCCGTCCCGGCTCCAGAAAGTCGAGCACGACGTCCACGGTGCGAGCCGAGGCGTCGGTCTTGGCCCCGAGGTACCAGTCGTCGGAGTGGCGGTCTTTCCGGGCGATCGTGACGAAGTCGCCGATCGCGGCTTCGAGCACGCGGGTGTCGGCCCAATCGACGGGGACGTCTTTGATGAACTGGAAGGCGTCGAGGTGCGGCTCGTAGTTCTCCGGGAGGTCGGCCGCCATCTGGAGCGGGCTGTAGAGCACGACGTAGAGCGCGAGTTGGCCGGCGAGCGTCGTCGGGACATTGTTTGCGCCTTCGTCTTCGGCGGCGAGGTCGAAGATGCCGGGCGTGAAGTCCATTGGGCCGGCGAGCAGCCGCGTGAAGACGAGTGTCGGGATGTGGTCGGGGCCGTTGCCGCCGCCCCACGACGAGTTGAACTCCTGCCCGCGCGCGCCCTCGCGCGTCAGCAGGTTGGGGTACGTCCGGCGGAGCCCGGTGTCTTTGATCGGCTCGTGGATGTTGAGGGCGATGCGGTGCCGCGCGGCGGCTTCGACGGAGCGCTGATAGTGGCCGACCATGTACTGCCCGGTGTTCCACTCGCGCGCCGTCTCGCCCCCAGCGACGCCCGGCCCGTCGACGCGGGGGAAGTGCATGCCCCAGTCCACGTACCCGGTCTTGATGGCCTTTACGCCGCGGCGGTTCATGAGCGCGAACGCCTCGTCCATCTGCGCCTCGTAGTTCGGGATGCCGCCGCCCGTCTCGTGGTGGCCGATGAGCCGCGTCCCGCGCTCTTGGGCATAGGTCGCGAGCGCCTCGAAGTCGTAGTCCGGGTACGGCTCGGTGAACGAGAAGTCGGAGCCGTTGCCCGCCCAGTTCCCGTCCCACCCCCGGTTCCAGCCCTCGACGAGCACGCCGTCGAACCCGTGCTCGGCCGCGAAGTCGATGTAGCGCTTCGTGTGCTCGGTCGTGGCGCCGTGGTCGGGGCCGCTGTTCCACGACCATGTCCCGAGGTGCATCGCCCACCAGATGCCGATGTACTTGCCGGGCTCGACCCACGACACGTCGCCGAGCGCGTTCGGCTCGTTAAGGTTGAGCCCGACGTAGTTCGTGACAAGGTCGCCGGCAGTATCGCCGATGAGGATCGTCCGCCACGGCGAGCGTGCGGGGGCTGTGGCGTAGACGCGAACGCCCGTCGACCACGGGGCGAGGTCGGCCTGGAGTGCCGTCGGGCCGATGCGGCGGAGCGCCATCGCGGCGTAGTCGACGAGCGCGGCCTCGTGGAGCGCGACGAACGGGCCGTCGGGGAAGGCGAGCGTGAGCGGCGTGTGGAGCACGTAGCCCGCGCCCGAGAGCGCGGACTGCTCGTAGAGGTATTCGTAGCGGTTCCACTCGTACGCCCGAATCCACCACGCCTGCGGGTCGGCCGCGAAGCGGAACTCGGTCAGCTCGTCGCGGATCTCGAACGCGCCGAGGCCGGGCTGCTCGGGCCACTCGTACCGGAACCCGACGCCGTCGTCGAACACGCGGACGACGACGTCCATCCGCCGCTCGGCCCCGACGGTTTCCTGCAATGCGAGCCGGAGTTCACGGTGGTGATCGCGGATGGTCTCGACCTCGCCCCACGGCTGCGTCCACGTCTCGTCGTGCTCGGTCGTCGTCGCCTCCGCGATCCGCATTCCGACGCCGAGCGTGTCGCCGCCGCCGATGACGACGCCGAGCCGCGACGGGAGGACGAGCACGTGGCCGTCGCGCTCGACGCGGTAGCTCGGCACGCCGCGCGCGTCGAGCGCGACGGCCACGTCGATCCGGCCATCGGGGGACGAGACGGTCGCGGCGTCGGGCACGGTCGGAGCGGGTTGCGCGATGGCGGGAAGGGCAGACGCGAGGAGGAGCGCGAGCAGGGAGAGGCGCATTGGCAGGGACGGGATTCGGATCAGTCGGCGATGGGTGTGGGAATAATATCCGACAGATCCGCCGAGCCTGAGCCCCGATGGAAGCGAGAAAACTCCGCCCTTACGTCCTGCAGTGGGGACGACCTGAAGCGGTCGTCCCCGTGCACGCCGATCGCCACGGCGCAGCCCTTACGTAACCCGCTCGACGACGACGGGGCCCTTCGCCCGCATCACGCACGCGAGGCGGCACTTACCGGGCTCGTTGCCCGCGGGCAGCCCGCAGATGGCGTCGAGTGTGTCCGCCTCCTCGTCGCCCACGTCGCTCAGGAACTCGCCGCCGGATACGATGCGCACGGCATCGCTCCCGCAGATCCCGACGTGACACTCCGCCTGCATGTCGATCCCGTTCGCTTCGGCGGCGTCGCAGAGCGTCTGCCCCGGCTGCAACGTGACGGTTTTACCCAAGCCCTGGAACGTCACAGCGGGTTCCCCCGCGGGAGCGGCAGCTGGAGCAGGAGCCGCCGGAGCAGAGGGTGCCGCGGCCGGCGACTCGGCCGGCGACGCGGCCGGTGCACGGTACGGCGCGGGGGACGGGGTAGGCGCTTCGGCGGGCGGAGCCGAAGCGGGGTACGGCGATACGCGGAACGTGGTGCTGCTCTCTTTGACCTCCTCCTGCAGCCTCATCCTGAACATCTGCTGGCCGGCCCGGAACGAGTCCTCGTCGCCGAGTTCGACGGGGTTCCGCACCCGGAGATAGGTCCCGTTGAGGCTGTTGAGGTCCTTTGCGAGCAGCGTCCCCTCTTTGAGCGTGAGCGAGAGGTGGCGGCGCGAGAGCACCATGTCGCGCTCGTCGAGGGTGATGTCGGGGGCCTGACGGCCCAACACGACGGTGCCCTCCGAGAGCGCGTGGCGCTGGATGGGCTGCCCCGCCTGGTCGTACTGGACGAAGCCGAACTCCCCACCCTGCGCGTGGAACAGCAGGAACCGCTGGCCGAGGCGCAACAGATCGCCCGACTCGATCGGGTACGACTTGCCGGGGCGCAGGATCAGAAACGTGCCCGTCTCGCTGCCATCGTCGCGCAGGAAATAGCCGTCGTGGCTGTGGAGGACGGAGGCGTGGCTCGGGGAGAGCGTGCTGTCTTCGGGGAATGAGATCGTGCACTCGTGCCGGCCGATCGTGGTGACGCCGTGAGCGCGGAGGGCGAACTCGTCCTCCTCGATTCCGCCCGCCGTCACACGCACGAG
This sequence is a window from Rhodothermales bacterium. Protein-coding genes within it:
- a CDS encoding glycoside hydrolase family 97 protein, coding for MRLSLLALLLASALPAIAQPAPTVPDAATVSSPDGRIDVAVALDARGVPSYRVERDGHVLVLPSRLGVVIGGGDTLGVGMRIAEATTTEHDETWTQPWGEVETIRDHHRELRLALQETVGAERRMDVVVRVFDDGVGFRYEWPEQPGLGAFEIRDELTEFRFAADPQAWWIRAYEWNRYEYLYEQSALSGAGYVLHTPLTLAFPDGPFVALHEAALVDYAAMALRRIGPTALQADLAPWSTGVRVYATAPARSPWRTILIGDTAGDLVTNYVGLNLNEPNALGDVSWVEPGKYIGIWWAMHLGTWSWNSGPDHGATTEHTKRYIDFAAEHGFDGVLVEGWNRGWDGNWAGNGSDFSFTEPYPDYDFEALATYAQERGTRLIGHHETGGGIPNYEAQMDEAFALMNRRGVKAIKTGYVDWGMHFPRVDGPGVAGGETAREWNTGQYMVGHYQRSVEAAARHRIALNIHEPIKDTGLRRTYPNLLTREGARGQEFNSSWGGGNGPDHIPTLVFTRLLAGPMDFTPGIFDLAAEDEGANNVPTTLAGQLALYVVLYSPLQMAADLPENYEPHLDAFQFIKDVPVDWADTRVLEAAIGDFVTIARKDRHSDDWYLGAKTDASARTVDVVLDFLEPGRTYTAEVYRDAADADWETNPVAYEIETREVKAGGRLRVALAPGGGLAVRFHPVE